The following are encoded together in the Clostridium sp. BJN0013 genome:
- the nifJ gene encoding pyruvate:ferredoxin (flavodoxin) oxidoreductase, giving the protein MVKIKKTMDGNEAAAYASYAFTDVAAIYPITPSTPMAEGVDEWAAHGKKNIFGQTVKVAEMQSEAGAAGAVHGSLIAGALTTTYTASQGLLLMIPNMYKMAGEHLPAVFHVSARAVAAHALSIFGDHQDVMACRQTGFALLASSNVQEAMDLAFVAHLSAIKAKVPFLHFFDGFRTSHEYQKIEVIDYEDIKSLVDYNAIQEFRDRSLNPEHPTVRGTAQNPDIYFQSREASNKFYDKVPQIVERYMEEINKITGKNYKPFEYYGHREAEHVIVAMGSVCDTIEESIDYLMGKGRKVGCIKVHLYRPFSEVHFLRILPLSVKVISVLDRTKEPGSIGEPLYLDVCKVFYERDNKPLILGGRYGLGSKDTTPSQILAVFENMIANEPKRRFTIGIIDDVTNTSLKEKGVVETTPEGTISCKFWGLGSDGTVGANKSAIKIIGDNTELYVQAYFSYDSKKSGGTTVSHLRFGKKFIKSPYLVHSADYVACHNNSFIYNYNILKGLKKNGTFVLNCPWKEKELEERLPAYMKKYIFQNNIKFYTIDAVKIAREIGLGGRINMVMQAVFFKLAKVIPIDEALKYLKESVEKTYGIKGKNIVEMNKMAVDKAIEALVRVDVPVSWINAREYDSKPGDIPYFVKNIQKPMARNEGDDLPVSAFLDRADGVYPLGTTAYEKRGIAVMIPEWQIDKCIQCNQCAMVCPHATIRSFLLNEEEVKNSPQGFQSKKALGSGLDGLNFKIQVSPMDCTGCGNCADICPAPGKALVMKPLEEKVEVESENWDYALKITPKEDLINRNTLKGSQFIRPLLEFNGACPGCGETPYIKLLTQLFGERMMIANATGCSSIWGASAPSIAYTKNSNGKGPSWGNSLFEDNAEYGYGMFLAVKQMRERLKFIMTSYLKDCKYDNIKEAFNEWLNTMEEGNLSKITSDKVVKAIKNYDYLKDPILKEIIDRKDYLAKKSHWIVGGDGWAYDIGFGGVDHVLASGEDVNLFVMDTEVYSNTGGQSSKATQTGAVAKFAASGKVTKKKDLGLMAMSYGYVYVAQISMGANMNHTIKTIVEAENYKGPSLIIAYSPCINHGIKTGMGTSMAEEKKAVECGYWHLYRFNPALKLEGKNPFVLDSKEPSSSFKEYIDGEVRFSSLKSIFPERAEGLFSLSEKNARDRYEIYKKLSQM; this is encoded by the coding sequence ATGGTTAAGATTAAGAAGACTATGGATGGGAATGAAGCGGCAGCTTATGCTTCTTATGCCTTTACAGATGTAGCTGCTATATATCCAATTACACCATCTACACCAATGGCCGAAGGGGTAGACGAATGGGCCGCCCATGGGAAAAAGAATATTTTTGGTCAGACTGTTAAAGTAGCTGAAATGCAGTCAGAAGCAGGAGCTGCAGGAGCAGTGCACGGTTCTTTAATAGCAGGTGCATTAACTACTACATATACCGCCTCGCAGGGACTTCTGCTTATGATTCCCAATATGTATAAGATGGCAGGAGAGCATTTGCCTGCAGTATTTCATGTAAGTGCCCGTGCAGTTGCAGCACATGCACTTTCAATATTTGGAGATCACCAGGATGTTATGGCCTGCAGGCAGACTGGCTTTGCACTCTTAGCATCTTCTAATGTTCAAGAGGCCATGGATTTAGCTTTTGTGGCTCATTTAAGTGCTATAAAAGCTAAAGTACCATTTTTGCATTTTTTTGATGGATTTAGAACTTCTCATGAATATCAGAAAATAGAAGTTATAGATTATGAAGATATCAAATCTCTAGTAGACTATAATGCAATACAGGAATTCAGAGATAGGTCCTTAAATCCAGAACATCCTACAGTCAGAGGTACCGCCCAAAATCCAGATATATACTTTCAAAGTAGAGAGGCTTCAAACAAATTTTATGATAAAGTGCCTCAAATTGTAGAAAGATATATGGAGGAGATAAACAAGATAACGGGAAAAAATTATAAACCTTTTGAATATTATGGACACAGGGAGGCTGAACATGTAATTGTGGCTATGGGCTCCGTATGTGATACTATAGAAGAAAGTATAGATTATTTAATGGGAAAAGGGAGAAAAGTGGGATGTATAAAAGTACATCTTTACAGACCTTTTTCAGAAGTACATTTTTTGAGGATATTGCCTTTAAGTGTTAAAGTTATTTCAGTGCTGGATAGGACCAAGGAACCAGGCTCCATTGGGGAACCTTTATATTTAGATGTATGTAAAGTATTTTATGAAAGAGATAATAAACCTTTGATATTGGGTGGGAGATATGGACTTGGATCTAAAGATACTACCCCTTCTCAAATATTAGCTGTATTTGAAAATATGATTGCCAATGAACCAAAAAGAAGATTTACTATTGGAATAATAGATGATGTAACTAATACTTCTCTTAAAGAGAAAGGAGTGGTAGAAACCACTCCAGAGGGAACTATAAGCTGCAAATTTTGGGGGTTAGGTTCGGACGGTACTGTAGGAGCAAATAAATCTGCCATAAAAATAATAGGAGATAATACGGAGCTTTATGTTCAGGCCTATTTTTCTTATGATAGTAAAAAGTCTGGAGGAACTACTGTATCCCATTTAAGATTTGGTAAAAAATTTATAAAATCTCCTTATCTTGTACACAGCGCAGACTATGTAGCCTGTCATAATAATTCTTTTATATATAATTATAATATATTAAAAGGATTAAAAAAGAATGGGACTTTTGTGCTTAATTGTCCTTGGAAGGAAAAAGAATTGGAAGAAAGACTTCCAGCGTACATGAAAAAATATATTTTTCAAAATAATATAAAATTCTATACTATAGATGCGGTCAAAATTGCAAGGGAAATCGGTCTCGGCGGAAGAATAAATATGGTAATGCAGGCAGTGTTCTTCAAATTGGCTAAGGTAATACCTATAGATGAGGCCCTTAAATATTTAAAAGAATCCGTAGAAAAAACCTATGGAATAAAAGGTAAAAATATAGTAGAAATGAATAAAATGGCAGTAGATAAAGCTATAGAAGCTCTTGTAAGGGTGGATGTACCTGTAAGTTGGATAAATGCAAGGGAGTATGACAGTAAACCTGGTGATATTCCATATTTTGTAAAAAATATTCAAAAGCCTATGGCAAGAAATGAAGGAGATGATTTACCTGTAAGTGCATTTTTAGATAGGGCAGATGGAGTCTATCCCCTTGGAACAACGGCCTATGAAAAAAGAGGCATAGCTGTAATGATACCAGAATGGCAAATTGATAAGTGCATCCAGTGTAATCAGTGTGCAATGGTTTGTCCTCATGCCACCATAAGATCTTTTCTTTTAAATGAAGAAGAAGTAAAAAATTCACCACAGGGATTCCAAAGCAAAAAAGCCTTAGGCAGCGGATTAGATGGATTGAATTTCAAAATACAGGTAAGTCCTATGGATTGTACAGGATGTGGAAATTGTGCAGATATATGTCCTGCACCTGGAAAAGCACTTGTTATGAAACCTTTAGAGGAGAAAGTTGAGGTTGAATCAGAGAATTGGGACTATGCATTAAAAATAACTCCAAAGGAAGATTTAATAAATAGAAATACGTTAAAGGGAAGTCAGTTTATAAGACCTCTTCTAGAATTTAATGGAGCTTGTCCAGGATGCGGAGAAACTCCTTATATAAAACTGCTTACACAATTGTTTGGTGAAAGAATGATGATCGCGAATGCTACAGGATGTTCTTCTATATGGGGAGCAAGTGCACCTTCCATAGCTTATACTAAAAATTCAAATGGAAAAGGACCTTCCTGGGGAAATTCACTATTTGAAGATAATGCAGAATATGGTTATGGTATGTTCTTGGCAGTAAAGCAAATGAGAGAAAGATTGAAGTTTATTATGACTTCTTATCTGAAAGATTGTAAATATGATAATATAAAAGAAGCCTTTAATGAATGGCTTAATACCATGGAAGAGGGTAATTTATCAAAAATAACTTCAGATAAAGTGGTAAAAGCCATTAAAAATTACGACTATTTAAAAGATCCTATATTAAAAGAAATAATTGACAGGAAAGATTATCTGGCTAAAAAGTCCCATTGGATAGTAGGTGGAGACGGATGGGCTTATGATATTGGATTTGGGGGTGTAGATCATGTATTGGCTTCAGGAGAAGATGTGAATCTATTTGTAATGGATACAGAGGTTTATTCAAATACAGGAGGTCAGTCTTCTAAAGCAACTCAAACTGGTGCTGTAGCAAAATTTGCAGCTTCAGGTAAGGTGACTAAAAAGAAAGATTTAGGTCTTATGGCAATGAGTTATGGATATGTATATGTAGCCCAGATTTCCATGGGCGCTAATATGAATCATACTATAAAGACAATAGTAGAAGCTGAAAATTATAAAGGACCATCTCTTATAATAGCTTATTCACCATGTATAAATCATGGTATAAAAACAGGGATGGGAACTAGTATGGCTGAAGAGAAAAAAGCAGTGGAGTGTGGATACTGGCATTTATATAGATTTAACCCTGCGCTAAAATTAGAAGGTAAAAATCCTTTTGTTTTAGATTCTAAAGAACCGTCATCTTCTTTCAAGGAATATATAGATGGAGAAGTAAGATTTTCTTCATTAAAAAGTATTTTCCCAGAAAGAGCAGAAGGATTGTTTAGCCTATCAGAAAAAAATGCCAGAGATAGATATGAAATATATAAAAAATTGTCCCAAATGTAA
- a CDS encoding DUF3787 domain-containing protein, giving the protein MSKNKQKLKQPIVENHQTASWANIYKTKPTSKVPLPNKIEVENAKEWVDNNEK; this is encoded by the coding sequence ATGTCAAAAAATAAGCAGAAACTCAAACAACCAATTGTAGAAAATCACCAAACAGCCTCCTGGGCAAATATATATAAAACCAAGCCAACTTCAAAAGTACCCTTACCGAATAAAATAGAAGTTGAAAATGCTAAAGAATGGGTAGACAATAATGAAAAATAG
- a CDS encoding undecaprenyl diphosphate synthase family protein: MSMPAHIGIIPDGNRRWALKNGMAKENGYNFGLKPGIELFKLCEKLGIKELTYYGFTTDNTKRPALQTKAFTKACIDAVKMLSKENASLLVVGNLDSPMFPKSLLPYTVRKKFGKGGIKINFLVNYGWEWDLSNVKNLGTTNRSSIMCNLNSSDITRIDLIIRWGGRRRLSGFLPVQSVYSDFYIIDDYWPDFKPEHLMQALKWYKHQDITLGG, from the coding sequence ATGTCAATGCCAGCTCACATAGGAATAATTCCAGATGGAAATAGGAGATGGGCACTTAAAAATGGTATGGCAAAGGAAAATGGCTATAATTTTGGTTTAAAGCCTGGCATAGAGTTATTTAAATTATGCGAAAAATTAGGTATAAAAGAATTAACTTATTATGGGTTTACCACAGATAATACAAAACGTCCTGCTCTACAAACCAAAGCATTCACTAAAGCATGCATAGACGCTGTAAAAATGTTGTCTAAAGAAAATGCTTCCCTTTTAGTAGTAGGAAATTTAGATTCTCCTATGTTCCCTAAATCACTTCTTCCCTATACTGTTAGAAAGAAATTTGGGAAAGGCGGGATCAAAATAAATTTTTTAGTAAATTACGGTTGGGAATGGGATCTAAGTAATGTAAAAAATCTTGGAACTACAAACAGATCCTCCATTATGTGTAATCTAAATTCCAGTGATATAACTAGAATAGATCTAATTATACGCTGGGGAGGCCGAAGAAGACTCAGCGGATTCCTTCCTGTTCAATCAGTATACTCAGATTTTTATATAATAGACGATTACTGGCCAGATTTTAAACCCGAACATTTAATGCAGGCTCTTAAATGGTATAAACATCAAGATATAACTTTAGGAGGATAA
- a CDS encoding ISAs1 family transposase: MKNIYDMYDFFESLKNIDDPRQFNKVRYPINEIVGMVLIASLGNGNEWTEIEVFCKLHETLLKRYFKLENGVPSHDTFQRVMGMIEPNLIQQIQSTWNEYISKNDGESIKKILNIDGKTMRGSKTEGKKPLHIVSAWCDEEGVCFGQSAVKEKENEILAIPELLDRLQIKGYVVTIDAMGTQTKIAEKIIKKKADYVLAVKGNQEILHNDLITYFEDDDFREKIIKDGNYKKTVEKSHGQIEIREYYQTKDIKWLTNREKWKNLKSIGIVEKTIKKKDKESKEIRYYISSLAPEINLFEKAVRGHWGIEIMHWHLDVTFKEDSIKTVEETANKNMNIIRKWALSILKLLDMGKKMSLKLKRFSINCKPDEYISKIMEI, from the coding sequence ATGAAGAATATTTATGATATGTATGATTTTTTTGAGTCACTGAAAAATATAGATGATCCAAGACAATTTAATAAAGTAAGATATCCAATAAATGAAATTGTGGGAATGGTTTTGATTGCATCTTTAGGAAATGGAAATGAGTGGACTGAAATAGAGGTATTTTGTAAATTACATGAAACACTTTTAAAAAGGTATTTTAAATTAGAAAATGGCGTTCCATCACATGATACTTTCCAAAGAGTGATGGGAATGATAGAACCTAATTTAATTCAACAGATTCAATCTACTTGGAATGAATATATATCTAAAAATGATGGTGAAAGTATAAAAAAAATACTTAACATAGATGGAAAAACTATGAGAGGAAGTAAGACTGAAGGTAAAAAACCACTACACATAGTGTCAGCCTGGTGTGATGAAGAAGGAGTTTGTTTTGGACAAAGTGCAGTGAAAGAAAAAGAAAATGAGATTTTAGCAATTCCTGAATTGTTAGATAGATTACAAATAAAAGGATATGTAGTAACAATAGATGCAATGGGAACACAAACTAAAATTGCTGAGAAAATAATAAAGAAAAAAGCTGACTACGTGTTAGCAGTAAAAGGGAACCAAGAAATACTGCATAATGATTTAATAACCTATTTTGAAGATGATGACTTTAGGGAAAAAATAATTAAAGATGGGAATTATAAAAAAACAGTTGAAAAGTCACATGGCCAAATTGAGATAAGGGAATATTATCAAACAAAGGACATTAAGTGGCTAACTAATAGGGAAAAATGGAAGAATCTTAAAAGTATAGGAATTGTAGAAAAAACTATAAAGAAGAAAGATAAAGAAAGTAAAGAAATACGTTATTATATAAGTAGTTTGGCCCCTGAAATAAACTTATTTGAAAAAGCTGTACGAGGTCATTGGGGAATAGAAATAATGCACTGGCATTTAGATGTTACATTTAAAGAGGATAGCATTAAAACAGTTGAAGAAACAGCAAATAAAAATATGAATATAATAAGAAAATGGGCATTATCTATATTAAAATTATTGGATATGGGAAAAAAGATGAGTTTAAAATTAAAAAGATTTTCAATCAATTGTAAACCTGATGAATATATAAGTAAAATTATGGAAATTTAG
- the greA gene encoding transcription elongation factor GreA — protein MQDVILTEAGKKKLEEELEYLKTVKRVEIKAALKSARAQGDLSENADYSAAKEDQSMTETRIQELEYQLKNAVIIESSSETDVFDINKTALVKFYDVDEVEKVTLVSSVESDVKNMKISIESPLGKALFRLKVGDKATVISPDGNYDVGVEKLL, from the coding sequence ATGCAAGATGTAATTTTGACAGAAGCTGGTAAGAAAAAACTAGAGGAAGAATTAGAGTATTTAAAAACAGTAAAAAGAGTAGAGATTAAGGCTGCCTTAAAATCTGCCCGTGCCCAGGGAGACCTTAGTGAAAATGCTGATTATAGCGCAGCTAAAGAAGATCAATCTATGACTGAGACTAGAATACAAGAACTTGAATATCAACTTAAAAATGCTGTAATAATAGAGAGTTCATCGGAAACAGATGTGTTTGATATAAATAAAACTGCTTTAGTAAAATTTTATGATGTAGACGAAGTTGAAAAGGTTACCCTGGTAAGTTCTGTAGAATCAGATGTTAAGAATATGAAAATAAGTATAGAATCTCCTCTGGGAAAGGCTCTTTTTAGGCTGAAGGTAGGGGATAAGGCGACAGTAATATCACCTGATGGAAATTATGATGTAGGAGTAGAGAAATTACTATAA
- a CDS encoding YbaK/EbsC family protein, with protein MSVENVVNYFLNRNLESPVFKLPDSGATVQQAAETIHTDPKYIAKTLAFKLKDEDILIVMRGDLRVSNKKFKKVFKTKAKMLSQDEVLENTGHPVGGLCPFGLKNPLKVYIDVSVENFPYVYPAAGSKEFALKINPQQIKELVDGQWIDVCEDESRDF; from the coding sequence ATGAGTGTAGAAAATGTGGTTAACTATTTTTTAAATAGAAATTTAGAGAGTCCCGTATTTAAACTTCCTGATAGTGGTGCTACTGTACAGCAGGCAGCGGAGACCATACATACAGACCCCAAATATATAGCAAAAACTCTAGCTTTTAAGCTTAAGGATGAAGATATACTAATAGTTATGAGAGGAGATTTAAGAGTTAGTAATAAAAAATTTAAAAAAGTCTTTAAAACTAAGGCTAAGATGTTAAGTCAGGATGAAGTTTTAGAGAATACAGGCCATCCTGTGGGGGGATTATGTCCTTTTGGTTTAAAAAATCCTTTAAAAGTGTATATAGATGTTTCTGTAGAAAATTTTCCGTATGTATATCCTGCAGCTGGTTCAAAGGAATTTGCTCTTAAGATAAACCCACAACAAATTAAAGAGCTGGTAGATGGGCAATGGATTGATGTATGCGAGGATGAATCAAGAGATTTTTAG
- a CDS encoding DUF4912 domain-containing protein, translating into MRGDEKTSLVLMVQNSHRIFCYYNISSMTVKEFEDRYGEALWKNSKPVIKVYSVENGIANNIKTIFIDPFADSWYIDIEKDDMDLFVKLGRIISGNKFVAFAVSNTVTTPRDSKSLDSSLCFLDVSQSYISNSKEEFSDNFTEGKKKIDIQN; encoded by the coding sequence TTGAGGGGTGATGAAAAGACTTCTTTAGTGCTTATGGTTCAAAATTCCCATAGAATATTTTGTTATTATAACATATCATCTATGACGGTGAAAGAATTTGAAGATAGATATGGAGAAGCACTGTGGAAAAACTCAAAACCAGTTATAAAAGTCTATTCTGTAGAAAATGGAATAGCTAATAATATAAAGACAATCTTTATAGACCCCTTTGCAGATAGCTGGTATATAGATATTGAAAAGGACGATATGGATCTTTTTGTAAAGCTGGGGAGGATTATATCAGGTAACAAATTTGTCGCATTTGCAGTTTCAAATACAGTAACAACTCCAAGGGATAGTAAGTCTTTAGACAGTTCTCTTTGTTTTTTGGATGTCTCTCAAAGTTATATATCTAATTCGAAAGAGGAATTTTCTGATAACTTTACAGAGGGGAAAAAAAAAATCGATATCCAGAATTAA
- a CDS encoding glycoside hydrolase family 57 protein: MTKGYISIILHSHMPFIRHPDLKDPLEERWLFEGISECYIPLIDVYDKLIKDHMDFKITMSITPTLMTMLEDEYLNKRYLEYLRKSIALSEKEIKRTKYNKELAILARFYNERFSRILNVYKNYDYNIMNAFRKFDRLGYLEVLTSSATHGLLPLLAVNPESVRSQIGVGVQSYLEHMDHAPDGIWLPECAYTYSLDYILKEFGIKYFIAESKALVNASPKPRYGVYAPIALPSGISVFGRDMESSYQVWSDFMGYPGDFNYREFYRDIGYELPLEYIEPYINENKIRIDTGMKYYRITGNTDNKEYYNRKRALEKIKEHGEHFFKCRVEQIDKLSEHMDQPPIIVCPYDTELFGHWWFEGPDFIDEFIRKTLQNNCNYRLSSPMDYLKKYPMVQCSSPCPSSWGENGDFSVWINPSNQWIYMEIHKCAQQMIRLSNTYTNPTDLQRRALNQAARELMLAESSDWSFIIKNNTAVEYAVKRVNSHVDRFNKLYDSITKNAIDLKYLSQLESLDNIFQNIDYKIYQK, from the coding sequence ATGACTAAAGGATATATTTCAATTATACTTCACAGTCATATGCCTTTTATAAGACATCCAGATTTAAAAGATCCACTAGAGGAAAGATGGCTATTTGAAGGTATCAGTGAATGTTATATACCTCTTATAGATGTATATGATAAACTCATAAAAGATCATATGGATTTTAAAATTACTATGTCTATAACGCCTACTTTAATGACCATGTTAGAAGATGAATATTTAAATAAAAGATATTTGGAATATCTAAGAAAGTCCATAGCTCTCTCTGAAAAGGAGATAAAGAGAACAAAATATAATAAAGAGCTTGCTATTCTTGCCCGGTTTTATAATGAGAGATTTTCCAGAATATTAAATGTATACAAAAATTATGATTACAATATAATGAATGCCTTTAGAAAGTTTGATAGACTGGGGTACTTAGAAGTGTTAACCAGCTCTGCCACCCATGGACTTTTACCCTTGCTTGCCGTAAATCCAGAATCAGTCAGGTCACAGATAGGGGTGGGAGTTCAGAGTTACTTGGAGCATATGGATCATGCACCAGATGGAATATGGCTTCCTGAATGTGCCTATACCTATTCATTGGATTATATACTTAAAGAATTTGGAATTAAATATTTTATAGCAGAGAGCAAGGCACTCGTAAATGCTTCTCCTAAGCCTAGATATGGTGTTTATGCACCTATTGCCCTTCCAAGTGGAATTTCTGTATTTGGAAGGGATATGGAGTCATCTTATCAGGTGTGGAGCGACTTTATGGGTTATCCCGGAGATTTTAATTATAGGGAATTTTATAGGGATATAGGATATGAACTCCCTCTAGAGTATATAGAACCTTATATAAATGAGAATAAGATTAGAATTGATACTGGAATGAAATACTACAGAATAACTGGTAATACAGACAACAAGGAATATTACAATAGGAAAAGAGCTTTAGAAAAGATAAAAGAGCATGGAGAACATTTTTTTAAATGCAGGGTAGAACAAATCGATAAACTTAGTGAACATATGGATCAGCCTCCTATAATAGTATGCCCTTATGATACAGAATTATTTGGACATTGGTGGTTTGAAGGACCTGACTTTATAGATGAATTTATAAGAAAAACTCTGCAAAATAACTGCAATTATAGATTGAGTTCTCCTATGGACTATTTGAAAAAATACCCTATGGTTCAATGCTCAAGTCCTTGTCCTTCTAGTTGGGGTGAAAATGGAGATTTTTCTGTGTGGATAAATCCATCCAATCAATGGATATATATGGAAATACATAAATGTGCACAACAGATGATAAGACTTTCCAATACCTATACAAATCCTACAGATTTACAAAGGAGAGCCTTGAATCAAGCAGCTCGTGAATTGATGCTTGCAGAATCCTCAGATTGGTCTTTTATTATAAAAAATAATACTGCTGTAGAATATGCTGTTAAAAGGGTAAATAGCCATGTAGATAGATTTAATAAACTTTACGATAGTATAACTAAAAATGCCATTGACTTAAAGTACTTATCACAGTTAGAATCCTTAGATAATATTTTTCAAAATATTGATTACAAAATTTATCAAAAATAA